A stretch of the Aegilops tauschii subsp. strangulata cultivar AL8/78 chromosome 4, Aet v6.0, whole genome shotgun sequence genome encodes the following:
- the LOC109752649 gene encoding vacuolar iron transporter homolog 4-like — translation MATDNDTKLAVAELGPTPAPEGMKLCTVCVATATHDAMSLPSQQGQWLRAAVLGASDGLVSTSALMLGIGAARPADPRAALLSGVAGLVAGACSMAIGEYVSVHAQLDVELAGLQRLEEARGYPADRAGLPNPCHASAASALSFAAGAAIPLLAAWFVASYAVRVAVVVATATLALAVFGALGAVQGRAPGGRAGLRAALGGLVAMGVTYGLMKLFRTHSD, via the coding sequence ATGGCAACCGACAATGACACCAAGCTCGCCGTAGCAGAGCTCGGTCCAACCCCCGCGCCGGAGGGCATGAAACTCTGCACCGTCTGTGTAGCCACGGCCACCCACGACGCCATGTCTCTGCCGTCACAGCAGGGGCAGTGGCTGCGCGCTGCCGTCCTCGGCGCAAGTGACGGCCTCGTCTCCACCTCGGCGCTCATGCTCGGCATCGGCGCGGCACGACCCGCCGACCCGCGGGCGGCGCTCCTGTCGGGCGTGGCGGGCCTCGTCGCCGGCGCGTGCAGCATGGCCATCGGCGAGTACGTGTCGGTCCACGCGCAGCTGGACGTGGAGCTGGCCGGGCTCCAGCGGCTCGAGGAGGCGCGCGGGTACCCGGCGGACCGGGCCGGGCTGCCGAACCCGTGCCATGCGTCGGCGGCCTCGGCGCTGTCCTTCGCGGCCGGCGCGGCGATCCCGCTGCTCGCGGCGTGGTTCGTGGCAAGCTACGCGGTGCGGGTCGCCGTGGTCGTTGCGACCGCGACTCTGGCCTTGGCGGTGTTCGGCGCCCTCGGGGCGGTGCAGGGCCGCGCTCCCGGGGGGCGGGCTGGGCTGAGGGCCGCGCTGGGAGGATTGGTGGCGATGGGGGTCACCTACGGTCTCATGAAACTGTTCCGGACTCATTCAGATTGA